One Acetobacteroides hydrogenigenes genomic window carries:
- a CDS encoding acyl-CoA dehydrogenase, whose protein sequence is MDFSLTKTETLFLQMIREFAEKEVKPLAAEVDEQEFFPIETVKKMAKLGLMGIPVPVEYGGAGGTNQLYSMAVEELSAACATTGVIVSAHTSLCAAPIMENGTEEQKRKYLPKLASGEWIGAFGLTEPNAGTDASSQQTTAVEDGDSYILNGSKIFITNAEYGHVYIIFAMTDKSKGVKGISAFIVEKDFPGFSVGKKEKKMGIRGSATCELIMENCIVPKANMLGKLHGGFGIAMKTLDGGRIGIAAQALGIAQGAINETVKYSKERKQFGKSIAAFQNTQFQMADLETKTQAARLLVRQAAYKKDAGLPYTVDAAMAKLFAAETAMEVTNKAVQFHGGYGYTREYPVERMMRDAKITEIYEGTSEVQRMVIAASLFK, encoded by the coding sequence ATGGATTTTAGCTTAACAAAAACGGAGACCCTATTTCTTCAGATGATTAGGGAATTTGCCGAAAAAGAGGTGAAGCCGCTTGCCGCCGAAGTCGATGAGCAAGAGTTTTTCCCTATCGAAACGGTAAAGAAAATGGCCAAGTTGGGGTTGATGGGAATACCTGTTCCAGTTGAATACGGAGGAGCAGGTGGAACTAACCAGCTTTACAGCATGGCGGTAGAGGAGCTTTCGGCAGCTTGTGCAACTACAGGTGTAATTGTATCGGCGCACACATCGCTTTGCGCTGCGCCAATTATGGAGAACGGAACAGAAGAACAAAAGCGCAAATACCTTCCAAAGCTTGCATCTGGAGAATGGATTGGTGCTTTTGGTCTTACCGAACCCAATGCCGGAACCGATGCCTCGTCGCAGCAAACAACAGCTGTTGAAGATGGCGATAGCTACATCCTAAACGGAAGCAAGATATTTATCACCAACGCCGAATATGGTCATGTGTACATCATTTTTGCCATGACCGATAAGTCGAAGGGTGTAAAAGGCATTTCTGCCTTTATTGTAGAAAAAGATTTCCCAGGATTCTCGGTTGGAAAGAAGGAAAAGAAGATGGGTATCCGTGGATCGGCAACCTGCGAGCTGATTATGGAGAACTGCATTGTTCCAAAGGCAAACATGCTGGGCAAACTTCATGGAGGGTTCGGCATCGCCATGAAGACCCTCGACGGTGGTCGTATTGGTATTGCAGCTCAGGCTCTAGGCATCGCTCAAGGAGCCATCAACGAAACAGTAAAGTACTCGAAGGAGCGTAAGCAGTTTGGCAAGTCTATCGCCGCATTCCAAAACACCCAGTTCCAAATGGCCGATCTTGAAACCAAGACTCAGGCTGCTCGCCTTTTGGTACGTCAGGCTGCCTATAAAAAGGATGCTGGCCTCCCCTACACTGTTGATGCTGCCATGGCTAAGCTTTTTGCTGCCGAAACGGCAATGGAGGTTACCAATAAGGCAGTTCAGTTCCATGGTGGATACGGCTACACCCGCGAATATCCAGTAGAGCGCATGATGCGCGACGCCAAGATCACCGAGATCTACGAAGGCACCTCTGAGGTACAGCGCATGGTAATTGCTGCTTCACTATTTAAGTAG